ATAGTTGTAGTAATACCAGTAGCAGGAGAGCTTTGTCTTACTGTTGCATGCTTGAAtatgcaggaaaaagaaatctatatTAAAGTAGATATATTATTATATTCTGGTATATACCAGACTTGGGACATACAGAAATAAGATTGCATTCACTAGGAATTTTTTACACTGGTGTAATTCACGTTGATTGTCCCACTGACACAAtctgaaacagcaaaatatttcactatTTCATGACAAAGATCACATATTTCTGTACCAAACGTATTTTGACATAGCATTTCTTGTTTAACCTATTGCAGTGCTTCAAGCAGACACATACATTAATATTGGACCTGTTAAGTGCCATATCTCGTTGTTGGGATAAGTAAAAGGAGGACAGTTACATTTCAGCACGTGGTACAGACTTCATGTCATCTGTGAGACAATAGGTGACATTTGATTTGGCGTGTAGTTTGCTGAACCATTAAAGCAAAAGCATCAGTTTGAATGTTCGCGGTAATAACTTTTTAACATGACAGCAAGTATGCTAAAACCATATGTGCAACCACAGTTTTTTGGTATTTTGACTCTATACCAGTCAAAGAACAGAATACTCTAAACCTTGACTTTCTTTAATCTGCTTTGGTTGAGTTCTGCAAACAATTCGAcatatttccttcctctgctaTCCCGCTGTGTTGTTATTGTACCCACAGCAGAGGCCATAAACCAATCATGACTATCAAGTCTATCTCATGCAACTTTAGAGATCCTCAAAGAGTGTTATCATGTGTGATTTCATGTACATCACAGTTACAATACATGATAGGAAAACAAGGGCTTTTAAGTACATAAACATTTTCCACAGGCAGCACAAGAAGCTGGAGTGGTAGGAGGGTTTGGAATCCAGTCTTAATTTCTACAGTGTACaggtttgggtgtttttttcagGCTATTCTTTAATTTGTCTCCACATAGCGCTTGTTGCCATAAGAAGCTCCCGACAGTTGACTAAAAAGCTTTGACgcatttctgctttaaatagaAAGCAACCTGGTTgtatgaaatgtttgttttaagtaaagaaaaaaatcctctaGAAAGAAGCTTTGCTTTTGACATTGAGTGCAATCTCGTAAATGGGAATGACTGCAATCTGATAAATGTTGTCATGGGCTAGTACAAAACTAAATCATATATATCACTAACTTGCCAACAGTATATCCTAAGCAGAGAATCTTacaaatttttttcttcttttccttccctttgaacattatttttatgtttttaaacactgtaacactttggttgtgtttttcaAAGGATGAATTTTTAGTCGGGAAATAGATTGTTCAGTGGAAATCctcagaatgaaaatgtataATGTTTTGTCTAAAAATAGGAGTAATGGGATCTGACATATCATTGTGACTCCTGATCAGCTTTCTTTCCTGTGGGTTTCAGGTTATTTCCCTTTCTAGCAAAGTATTAATGCAGTACCAGGACAAGCACAAGGAGAAATGAGCACACtgacaataaaacaaaacaacagaacaacattttttttttccttttcttctgaagggAATGGGTCTTATAAATCACGTGTTCAATGCAGACAGCCTGAAGAAGCTGTATGTTTCAAACCTTGGTATCGGGCACACCAGGTACTCTACCTCAGGGatctctgagctgcagaactgcCAGCCTTTTGTTGTAGAAACTCTTCATGGAAAGATCGCTGTGGCACACAATGGGGAACTAACAAATGCTGTACGACTGAGGAGGAAGGTTAGTATCTCCTGGGAGACTACAGTATCATTCATTTCTCGGTATGaagcagaaacaagcaaactGTTTGCTATGATGAGTACTTAATGACAAACTACTGTGTGTTGTGAAAGAGTATCATAATCAAAATTGCATTGGGGGAGGGTCCAAAAAAGAGTAGACATTTGTAATTGCTAAAGGGCATAACTCACTAGTCCTCTAAACTATTTGTCACACTCCTATATGTCACATGAGAAAACTAATTCCTGATGATCATATGTCAGGACATAAACATAAGGAGATCATCAAATGACAGATTTGATAGTGTATTTGGATAGAATAGTATGTTTTAAAGAACCTGAATTGAAGCAAGGCAAAGATATGACAAGATAAGTACATGACTACTGGTAACCCTTTTCTGTGTGTCTTAAAAGCTTATGCGGCATGGTGTAGGATTGTCAACCAGTTCTGACAGTGAATTGATCACCCAGCTGCTGGCTTTCACACCTCCTCTAGAAAATGACGACACTGCTGACTGGGTAGCAAGGTGAGGATTACAGGTTGCAGAAGCAAGAACAGCAGTCTGTTTTCAGCATGGTGTGCAACGAGTGATTATATTCACCTGTGTCTCATTGCAGAATTAAAAACTTAATGAATGAAACTCCAACTTCATATTCATTGCTAATTATGCACAAAGACATAATCTATGCAGTACGTGATCCATATGGGAATCGTCCACTCTGCATTGGTCGCCTTATTCCAGTAGGGGACATGAATGGAAAAGGTAAACCATACATATATCCTAATATTCATACACCAATTATATATATGAATACACACATAAATACAGTTAGTGCATGAAGCCATCAGTTTAAGTAATTACAGTTGCATTTACTGAAGTAGAGATAGGAACATATAATgctaaaataagttttgttaatTCCTAGCAGCAGTGGTGAACTAGTGCAGACAGCATTTCTGAACCAGGAATATGATGCTGTTATTACCAGTTGTGCCGAGAACTAGTTTATGAtgcttacatttatttttttaaaatgatattatAGAAATTCTGGAGTGCTAAACTTTGCAAATGTAAGTTTGAGTTCTTGGCAAACTAGAACATAGCAGGACAAGGACTGTATTAGATATGCAGTGTGGTAGGAAAAACTGTGGAATCTGACTGtaacaaaaatcttttatttcaggaaaagataacagtgaaacagaaggaTGGGTAGTCTCCTCTGAATCCTGTAGCTTTTTATCTATTGGTGCCGAGTAAGTATTCTGGTTCTCACTTGATCTGAAAGCTCTCCTCAAGCAGCAATTAAACATTAAACCTCAGATTGCCAAATATTGTAAACTCTGGCAATGTAAAGACATGAAGGATTCGTCTGTTGACTGGAAGAGCTTTTTATGGCAAATTCTGTCTTTTGAGagtttgcttatttatttatttattttgattggGTTAATGTAAAGGATGTTAAATAATTATGTGCTCAGAAAGTAAAAGTAAAGACAAGAAGAATGTCTCTTGCTGCTTTTAATCTGGATATCcttctcaatttttattttagccTAGTTAGCAGTGGAATTCATGTATTATAAAGTAATGCTACAGAAAAGGTTACAGTGGTAGCTTATGGTAGCACTAACTTGAGCGATAGCATATGCTGCCTATCAGCCAGCCTCCTTGTTTCAAAAAAGTAACAGGCACTTGAAACTATTTCCATGGGTGCAAACACGTTAGACCCATTGAAGCCAATAAGTGAGATTCACATTACCTCCCTACCTAAgacactgtaaaaataaaagtgggACACTTTCTTGAAACAAAGAGATTGAAGGCTCATTGGGAGATGtcaaggaaggaagggagggagggagttTATGTTTAAAAACTATCATTCTAAATGCTGCTTATTTATCTTTCAAGGTACTATCGTGAGGTACTTCCTGGAGAGATTGTGAAAATATCCAGGTATGATGTCCAAACATTGGATGTTGTACCAAGACCAGAAGGAGATCCGTCGGCATTCTGCATCTTTgaatatgtttattttgcaaGACCAGACAGTATCTTTGAAGGTGAGAAGATGTAATGTACAAAGCCTCTGCCTCCTGAAGTAATGGGAGGTTCTATTCTGGAGTACAACTGACTCCTGAGAGGATCTGGGATCATAGCAGGGTGGCAGTGAATGTGAGCTTTCACAACTGGACTGAGATAGAATGGGCTGGAACAGTTCTTGAGGATATAAAACTCAGGATGAGCATGTAGCATCACCTTCCTGTTCCTATCTGTGTATATTGCCTCAGTCAGGCCTGCCTGCATAGCCTCATGGAAAGGATTAAAAGAACTACAAATATGATTAAGGTAGTTGTATCCCTTTAAAGGAAGAGACTTAAGAACTGTATTAGTTCTTAGAAAACCTTTTAAATAATTAGACCTATGAAAGAGAATCTGCAAAACAACTTTATTGTAGTGTTTTGTTGGAAGAAAGGGTTACCTCAGTAAAACGCTTTTAATACAACTCCTAAATCTGTGAATTATCAAAGCATTTGGGACTGTCAGTCTAATGTCTTTATTTCAATAGAAGCTTCTGAAAATTGTCTTAAGAGATATTAGCCAGGATATTCATACCTAGCACTGTCCCCACTTCTCCCATGTTCCCTAGTACCTTTATCTTGCCTATCTCACCACAGTACTTCCAGTTTCCTCTGCTGGTTCCAAACTTTTAGGACCTTCAAAGCTCCCAAGGCCTCTTCTTGCCTTAATGAATGTGGGGTAAATACAGCCAACTGATTCAAAACTAGTAAGAGGATGGAGGCGGATAGAATGATTGCACAGGAAAACAGACTAATAATAGAAAATGCATATTGTGAACATGCAGGCataatttcttcatctttgcCCCTGCAAGTAGATCTTGTAACATCCACAGGAATTTTAATTACCTGATTAGGGCAGACTGGATTTTAATTCTCTGTGTGATGATAGAGTTGTGAATTTAAGAATATGACATTATGGGAGGAAATAAATGAGCTCACGTGAATGACTGCTTATTAACTCCAAAATTTTTCTCACTGACTTCTATGCCTGCAACTTACCGCAGACATTTGTACAGCAGTCTGAGAGGAAATCTGAATTATGCATACCAGGAAAAACACTTATTGCTGTTCTTAGGTCAAATGGTGTATTCAGTCAGGAGGAGATGTGGCCAGCAACTTGCTATTGAAGCACCTGTGGAGGCAGACCTGGTCAGCACTGTTCCAGAGTCTGCaaccccagcagctctgggttaTGCTCAGAAGGTATgtattaatttgctttcttttctcaagtACATCTACACATACCATTCTTTTGTagagctgcatttcagcacagGCTACTAGATAGGCCTCACACCCACGGAGTCATCTGCAtcacttatttgttttttgtcattattCCACTCTATTAAGGTATTTCAAAGACTTTTGGTTATTGTGGAGTCATACTGAATCCTAGGGTTTCTTTAAAGCACAGTAATGGAGAATAACCAAGTTTATAGATACTAACTCTGCTTAATGTCTCCTGTTTATAGTGTGGACTGCCATATGTTGAAGTACTCTGTAAAAATCGCTATGTAGGAAGAACTTTTATCCAGCCGAATATGAGATTACGGCAACTTGGTGTTGCAAAGAAGTTTGGTGTTCTATCTGACAATTTCAAAGGCAAGCGAGTTGTTATCATTGATGATTCAATTGTGAGGGGCAATACTATCTCTCCCATAATAAAACTGCTAAGGGAATCAGGAGCTAAAGAGGTAAGTTCATTTTTAGTGGGTACAGTACAGATTTAAGTACAAGATTGATGGGAGGGTAAAGCACTGggtttttgctttatttgtactatgcattttttcattacttaaaaGTGCAAgtgtgcaaaataaaagaaggctGGTGTGTGTTTTTATCATGGTGGGTTGAAAAGTCTGTTTCTTTGGCTTTGATTTTTGGGAGATTAATGGGACAGGAACATGTCTCCATTTATAAAGTGGTAACTGACAACTAGAATACAAAACAGATTAGGTAAAATGAGATGCACACCAATAAGTACATCACATACTGCAGTATGGGCATGTGTTTTAAGTCAtcacagtgtatttttttaattgattcaGCTTTTTTAACTGAAACAGTAGGCGAGTCTGTCACTGAAGCAGAAGTGGTCTGTATGATGTTTGACTTTGTAAACTGAAACACCTGCATCAAGTATTGAATGCTATaggagagaagcaaaataaagactGAACCTTATGGAACACTAGGAAATACTGTAGTGATAAACtctaaaattatcttttttctcatcttcaaatctgaaatattttattacaatCTGCTGGACTTCACCTCATAGCACTGTTTtgaaattgtgtttttattcagGTGCATATTCGTGTGGCTTCACCTCCCATAAGATTTCCGTGTTACATGGGAATAAACATTCCAACAAAAGAAGAACTGATTGCCAACAGACCTGAATTTCATGATCTTGCAAACTATATAGGTAAATGTGgggttggacattaggaaacacttctttacagaaagggtagttaaacactagaataggttccccagggaggtggttgagtcaccgtccctggatgtgtttaagagccatttggatgctgtgctcagagatacgatttagcagagggttgttagagttagggcactatggttaggctgcagttggacttgatgatctttgaggccttttccaacctgagcaattgtatgattctatgatttgtaaACACCCACTGATTTTTCTACAAATTTTAAGTTCTTGTAAATTGCATCACtttgaaagaaatgacatttgaagctaataaaagaaagttaaatgcattttaagatCCCTAGAACAAGTTATGTTTACAGCAGAACAAAGACCCAGCCATGTTGGTTATGATGTGGTAAATAATATGCTCATCATGGAGATAGCAGTAATGGAAATTGTGTGAGGGTCTGTGACTGAGAAAATCTCTATACTAGCCATATACTGGCTTATTGCACTgcaaagtactttaaaaatggTTTAAGAATACAGCTGTGGTTAGAAAACTTAAACTGAGATTTCTTGTATAAATACTCGTATAAATAATcttaaaattaattcctttctccAAAATCATCGTTATAAAGGCATGTTGAAATATTGCAAGTTTGTAGGATTTCATACTTAAGAAGCCTTCTTTCATAAAATAGTGAgtgtaaatgaaaacatgatTATGTGAAAAGGCTCTCAAACTTTTCTACTGGTACAGCATTTTTATGAGCTgaatactgatatttttttttaacatgatgTTCTTCTGTTCCTCCAAGTTCCAAAAAGGGTATTATTTGTAAGGTGTTTAGTTTGGGAATTGAGCCACATCTTACACATGTTTCCAGAGCTGAAATGCAAGATAAATCTGTGAAACTGTACAGAATTCAGATGGTCTTAATACATACCCTGGATTCTGTTTCAATTTTTGCAGATCTCAACTAAGAACCTTTAGTCTAGATTTCAATGAATCTGCTCCCTGTACAAATAATTGGACAAGGGCAAGGCTTGGTATGCTTTGATAATTTTTCATGACTGTTCTCTTTAGGTGAGGTGATCATAATTGTATCATAATCAATACAATAGTGTGACCACATTTGGAACAATATTACAGCTTTTAACTGATTAATCCTTTATTTCCTCTAGGGGCTGACAGTGTCGTTTATCTCTCTGTGGAAGGGCTCGTATCGTCTGTGCAAGAAAGCATCAAAGCACGAAAAGAGAATGAGAACAGCCTTAAAACCCAGAAATCACGTCTTGGAAAGATTGGTCATTGCACTGCATGTCTCACTGGAGAGTATCCTGTAGAGCTAGAATGGTGAATTTTTAGTGGATGGACTTTGGTTCATCCATTGATGAATGTACCTGTTTCAAAGATGCCTTCCTGCTAATAGCATTCTTACCTGTAGGTACTATGTAAAGCTTACCAGAGCTAACTAATTACTGTTACTAATGGCTTAGATAAAGTCTGTGCTGACAAAAACTATctaagcaaattaaaatataaaatcatataGTTTTGAAGCACGGTTGtgctttctattttctcataaaatattgtaaaaaCCAAAGTGTTTATAATTATTTACCATTCCcaaagctttttgtttcagtcttgCCCTGAATGCGAGATATCCGTGTCAGGTTTATTCACAAAGTTGGAAGTACAAATTATAAATCATGTGGTGTAATTTCAAATTATCAAAATCATTACAAGGAATGTGAAGcctgctttctctctcttgaAGGAAATCTACAGAGTCAAATTGTGCTTCCTTGGCAGTTTTTGCTTAgatttaaacatatatatatatatatatatatatatcttactAAAtagccatatatatatatataaataccaTATACAGCTAAATAGCCATTATTGATCAAGCCCTTTTTAACTAAGTGTCCAGATTCCATGAACGTAATGTCTGGTACATAATTTTATGAATGAACACTCAGGGAGATGCTAAGCCAAAAGCTTTCTATGTTTGTAACGTCaaaattcttttctgaagtCCAACATAAATCTTCATGTGTTTTCCAGTGGACAATAGGACAATAGGAGAAAAACACTTGGCACGGccattttttacttcttgttcACATCTTGTTTTCTCCAGGACAAAACCTGACAATTTCTGAAGTCTGAGCTATTACTCATTGTGCTCTGTCTACGTTAGCATCCAAACTTCAGTCAAAAATAGTTGCTTTCTTAACAGTAAGCGTGGTAGTAACAAAAGAAGATTGTGTTGTTTTGGCCAGACTCTTCTTTTTACACATcactgctgttaaaataaatgtaacgTTTTAAAAGAGTTTTGAAGAACCATCAGTATTGTACTTTTTAATTGTATTGGCGTAACATTGTTTAATTGGTCACAGTTAGTTACTTGTATACATAAAAATCGCCTCAAAATGAACCACTAGCTGAAATAGAAAAGCACCTTTTGAAAACTAATGCAAATGTACGCACAAttgtaaaacatattttgtttacctctgttttttctcacaAAGTACCAGCAGCTCAATTTTAGATTATCTATTTAATAGCGTGTACTTTGGCCTTACAATTGCATGTGACACCGCtacaaaaacaagagaaaaataaaagttttaagagctttttccttccccatcttACACATAGTTGAGAATTACAGCACTGGTCATTGTATTAAAAATTGAGTTTCTGAAGTGGAATTTGTAGCAATTGTGCCTGATATGTGATCACAAAACAAGTCTCAATTCAAGAAAGGATGTAAATCCTTTCGCAAGACTGAGCCTTGTGGAGGTTCCGTGTGGAATCAGAACCTACTTGCAGTCAAGCTAATGGGAAAATCTAGTTTATTCTGAGAATTGCATTCTTTGTAAAAGTCGAGATCTGCTTATTGGGAGAGGTACGTGGATCTCTTCTGTTTCACAAGTGTTTTTAACAGTTCCATTACCTGGACAGCAAAgtgagcaaagaaaagaaactggatGCAATCTCTCCGACCCCCACTCTTCCACACTAGGAGGGAGAAGTGTGTGTAAACTGAAAAGATTCAGCATTTTTTGcccttctttccagccttcaaaaaagcaaacattcttAAAAGGATAAATTGAGTTCTTGTGTTAAATGCATGTGAGGGGATGAAACCAGTTGCACAATTTAATAACACTGCAAGCAGAATTCAATCCATTTGAAGTTGTCTAGTAGAACAGATTGCAACTTAGACCATTTTTAACAAACTTTCAACAAAACTGCTATTTTTACATGTGGTAAGAACTGTGTAAATGTGATTTGAACACCAGGTGGCATAAATCTGATTTCAGTGAGAGTCATAATCCCATTTTTCTCCATGAAACACATGACATTACACAGCACTGCCATCGTATGCCCCAGAACTTTTAGTTACGCTGCAAGCCTCGTTGTAAGGATGTATGTCTTAAACTTAAAGAATGCTTTTCTAGTGCCACCGTATTCAGTGAGCAATGGCAGGTTACTGGGCTTCTCATGTATCACATACAGCAACTTTGAAGGGAAGAACTCTGGTTCTAGGCATTGctatttgtattattccaaTGCTTCATTACATAACGCTTTCTGCTGTCATTACCAACGTGCGACTGTGCTACATTATCACTTCTGAAGCGTGACAAAGGAGCAGAAGCTAATTTCTAACTTCTCCCACGTGCAACATTAAAAACGATGAACTATTTCTTGGCATGTCTATACGCTGTTCTTGCGAGCATCACTCCTCGGAGATATCTTTAATAAAATCACCCTGAAAGAGCCCTCGGGTATGCGATAAATCCATTTGTGTCCCACACCGCCGCAAAGAGCCCTACGGCGCTCCGTACCGTCCTCCCGGGGGTGGGGAACAAGTGAAATAGCGCGACAGATGTTGACCAATGAACCTATGCGTTAGTGGAGAACAGGCCAAGGGATAAACGATATTCTACCAATCGA
This region of Coturnix japonica isolate 7356 chromosome 4, Coturnix japonica 2.1, whole genome shotgun sequence genomic DNA includes:
- the PPAT gene encoding amidophosphoribosyltransferase codes for the protein MELEELGIREECGVFGCIASGVWPTELDVPHVITLGLVGLQHRGQESAGIVTSDGESSQAFKVHKGMGLINHVFNADSLKKLYVSNLGIGHTRYSTSGISELQNCQPFVVETLHGKIAVAHNGELTNAVRLRRKLMRHGVGLSTSSDSELITQLLAFTPPLENDDTADWVARIKNLMNETPTSYSLLIMHKDIIYAVRDPYGNRPLCIGRLIPVGDMNGKGKDNSETEGWVVSSESCSFLSIGAEYYREVLPGEIVKISRYDVQTLDVVPRPEGDPSAFCIFEYVYFARPDSIFEGQMVYSVRRRCGQQLAIEAPVEADLVSTVPESATPAALGYAQKCGLPYVEVLCKNRYVGRTFIQPNMRLRQLGVAKKFGVLSDNFKGKRVVIIDDSIVRGNTISPIIKLLRESGAKEVHIRVASPPIRFPCYMGINIPTKEELIANRPEFHDLANYIGADSVVYLSVEGLVSSVQESIKARKENENSLKTQKSRLGKIGHCTACLTGEYPVELEW